In a single window of the Diabrotica undecimpunctata isolate CICGRU chromosome 11, icDiaUnde3, whole genome shotgun sequence genome:
- the LOC140452902 gene encoding uncharacterized protein, producing MSDEDNESEFADVYLSEEYEPESSNEYSSDGYEEPVPKKRVKRNDEKSGEGTSNVVSATIDLESGSHETISIQGTRTVEQQTNIIDVTIQEVIDMDTITEEVCHSEQS from the exons ATGTCTGATGAGGACAATGAAAGTGAATTTGCCGACGTTTATTTGTCGGAAGAATATGAACCTGAATCTTCCAATGAGTATTCTTCTGATGGTTACGAGGAGCCAGTTCCCAAAAAGCGTGTCAAGAGAAATGATGAAAAATCTGGCGAAGGTACTTCTAATGTGGTTTCTGCAACC ATCGATTTGGAATCTGGTTCACATGAAACTATTTCAATCCAAGGAACAAGGACTGTGGaacaacaaacaaatattattgatGTAACTATACAAGAAGTAATTGATATGGACACAATTACTGAAGAAGTGTGTCATAGCGAGCAATCTTAG